The Acropora palmata chromosome 3, jaAcrPala1.3, whole genome shotgun sequence nucleotide sequence TGGAATGGCCGAGTGTGCGGTTGGCGAAGATTACTGCGATCCTGAAGTTAGAACACAGATCCCTTGTCAAATTGCTTGTTATCCTCAAGTGGCCACTGATGTCGGTCTTCAATCTTCATCAAGAACCCAGACCGCGGTTCAGGTTGAGAGTTCTAAGGAAATCACGGCGAAGAACCCAACGCGGCTCTTTCCTCCAGACGCCCTTGAGCTCAGACCCCTGTCGCGTACCGTTGTACCCCCCTACGTGGTCCCACGTTATCGTGGGCGACCATCAGCAGGGTCCATTCCGGTGCACTATGTTCCTGTTTTAAGTACCGAATCGAGTGGGCCCTGCATGGTGCACCGCGACGTGGTTCCACATGGGACTTCCTCAGGTTTACAATTAACGGACCCTTTGTGGAGGCCTTGGTGATAAAGTAGTGAAACTTTCTTATTATGTTTTtcataaaatgtaaataaatgaatggaAACCGTAGCCATTAACGAGTCGCCCCACCTGAAAAAGTAGACTAGGAGGGCATTCTATTCCCAATACTAGGACGGCATTCTATTCACAATGTTGAGTGGACTAGGTCGAGCATCGAATCGAGACTAATGCTCATTCAAAACACTTTCGTGCTCGTTCCAGGCTACCTCCCACACCACTTAATGATTTTGTGCGCTTTCACTGACCCACTGTTTAGCACTTACAGAAATCCCACAATGTTACAATGGCGAAATGGAGTTTTCACAAATTTATTGTAGATATATCTAAATAAACTAGACGAAAAATCAATGTAAGTGGCCTAATTTCTGAGTTGCAACTATTTGCATGACATGCTGTTGAAGTACACCACAACGACAGGAACTCGACGCGCACCAGTAAACCTTATCGCATTATGAAAGCTGGCCGTACGCTGTCGAAGTGTCGCGATCAACTTGAACATCAAAGGTCCTCACCTCGTGTGACAAACGTGAGAGCTCCGTATTATCGTCTTTGGGCTCCACGAGAAAGAACCGTCGCAACGGCATTCGGAAAACTACTTTTCTGCTGCTTGCAATCCCAGTAACAATGAGAGGCTAGAGTGTTTTAACGTCAAGTTCAGACGGGAAAAACGCTGAGCTATCCTCGCGGGCTGGCAATATTTCGTACTCTTTTAGCGCATGTGTTTCGAAGAAACCAGCGAGCAGTGGACGATTCTTTGCAACAATTTACTGCGCAGCCGACCTAGAGCATCTCGACGACTGAACAATCGCAAATTGTGGCATCCTCTGTCCTCGCTCCTTTTCGTGAACAAGGCGTGTTGCTCAGATCGAAATCAAGTTTGTTCATTCAAAGCATTGATTGAAGGACATTACAACTGGCTCTTCGAATCTGTCGGAGTAATTTCTTCTGCACTTTTCAGCTCGATGTCTCTGGGTTCTTTAGCTCCCGATGCGACGCGAAGTCTCAGCTCACggatttctttgtctttctaGATAGAGGACATAAAAGGACATAAAATTATGTAACTtggcgtttctgcaatcattttgcaattattcaaagtcattatgcttgcaaaatgcgctctaactgtcctggaattacaCTGGAACAAGCGCTTCAGAGGTAAGAACACAAAGTTGGACATTTGTAATCATCTGCTCgggtcgtccacacaactgcaaaacaggtcatttcacgtcgtggaaagaacgagaacgtctgcgaaatgtccaAAATGTACGTGCAAGgtgtgcaaaactattgtttttcattgtcaaatatgcaaatgtgtgacgttcttgtttcCGTCGACGGAAGTCAAATCTCACCGCTTCTATTTTCCTCTTCAAGTCCATATAatgtcgctctttttctataTCCACTGTTGCCCCGGTGCTCTGTATTTCAGCTGCAAGGTTGTTGGCTTTGAACGTGCGACAAACTTGTTCCCCAACCAGCAAAAGACGCTTCATCTCAAGAACCTGAGGACAGCATTCAAATAGCACGAGAAAATAAGCGCGATCGAGATTTCTATTTGGTTTATTTCTGCTTGAAGTGGTACAAACACCTCAAATGGCAACTAGAAACTCGTTGCAACATCTCATTCTCCTTGGGGGAGGACTCAGTCGGCGAGAAGTCTCCAATTTCGGTGAGCGTTGAATGATTTTGGAGCACAAACGACAAGAGGAGGGGCCCGAAAATTGCGTCAGCCCATCGGCCCGTCAAAGAACCTTGTTTGCTGCTAACACTGTGAGATTTAAAAGACTTCAGCCATTATTCGCGAGGCAAGGTAGGGGATGATATTTCTTGGACCATGGTCTGATTATCTGCTGGGCCACAGGTATAAGGAGAGTGGCTCAGTGTCGTAGatacgttaaaaaaaaacgaagcTGATAGACTAAACTACATTAAAGTCAGTTAGACCAAAGTGCTAAAATAGAAACGTCCTATAGGATTATGagtaaagaaaataagttttacattttttcGTACACAGTGAACAGGACGCAAGAGAACTACGTGCCGAACAAGTGTGTTATCGATTAAACGTATTAGGATATTTGAAGTTCGAGCAGGAAATCAGCAGTGAAACAAGTCTTGAAAGGACTAGAGGCAAAATGCAAACTAGTAGCGTGTTGTGAACCAAGCAAACAAGTCTATGCGTCTACAAATGTTATCTTCTGTCGGCTTAACCTTGCATCGATACTTCGCCAGCATTACCAACCAAGCATGAAGTTTAAAAATGAACTAAACAAGACAATACCTTTGGTACAAACACTAAGCACATGGTGATTGAGGTGCAGACGAGCACACAAGTGGAAACAATCGCGAAGGAAGCGTCGGGCGTTTGCCTGGTTACTAGCGACACAGGAACACCAATTAGGCACAGAAAGAGAACATTGTACACAGACATCCCAATGTATCTGCAAAAAACGAGACATTATCTTATTTATAGACTGAGGAAAATATTTGTGCGATTAAGAATACTAACTTAAAAGCAACTCAACCAAAACAACGACCAACTTGTTGCCTCCGGTCAGTTGGTTCTCTCAAACATGTTTAaatgtgttttgttttaattctacttttttttttcatttgtcgctgtggaatgaaaatgagcaGCTTGAACACTAATTgctcttttgtttgttatcaTCCATACGCGAGATGGGCCCTCCCCTTATTTTTCGACAAGGGAAGTTATCGTTTATTCCTCTCTTGACGCACTTGTTGGAGATCCCCCAAGCAAACGATTATGTCGGCGTTTCATTTCAAATAGCGCACGCAATTTACCGATTGGAGCATAATCTGGCGCGCAGTGCACAGGACACTGTTTCCAAACCGCGATATCGGATGGAAATCTGTAGCTTTAATAAACGAATGCATGgcttagtttctaaagaaactttgaagcAGTGTAAAATCTAGTTTACTTCACATACTTGGAATCATTCAAGGCAGCAATCGTAACGTTTCGTGTCTCCCAAGCGAGAAATGCGCCAAACAGTAACAGCAATCCTTTGTATCCGAATAATATTCCGAGCCAGCGGTATGTTTCCGTGGACTCGCATAGTTCCAGTTGCCTCACATATGAAACGTCCTGCTTAGAGTCTACAGACTAGGAACAAAAATGCGCAAGACAAAGCATAACAATGGCTCATCCACAACTCATAGTTCAGTTGCCTCACTTATGAAACGTCTTGCTTAGAGTGTACAGACTGAGAACAAAATTGCGCAAGACAGAGCATAACAATGGTCCATCCACAACGCCTTGGAAGCCTAGTTCCTAGTTCTTTATTGTCTTGGAAAACCCATTgccgttaaaaaaaaagaaaacaacaaacaaacaaaaaacagttttaCACTGTCAGTGTTGCAAGCCACACTACACTAAATCAGTGAGGAATAGCAAGGGACGTATTAATTACACTCACTGGcggagaaataaaaaagaaattcttgtaTTGACTGGGTGAATATAATGACACTTAAAAATCTCTGGCGGCATGCTGACTTCTACAAACTGATTTTACCTGATCAGAAATGTCGAGCAATTTTCTCCTCATAGGATCTACCATTTGCCATACTGTTAGATAGACAACGTCAACTATAACCAGCAGAAAAACCACACCAAACAAATGACGATCCTTGATAATCTACAGGGAGAAAGAAAGTTCCATTTACAACGCTCGACCCCGTGAAAACTGAGAGTTTAAGAACCcacgacgggaacggcaacgacaatgTCACAAATCAGAGCCAgaattggttgaatgaagaaaaataatcgtgctgcacgcttTTTGTTGCTATTTCCGACTTAGTCTGCCAAACAACGTCGTGCAAGTTTCAAATTTGAGAGTCGGACGAAAACGCGACCCCAAAAGATAATTCGCTAtcattcaaattaaatttttaatttgtggcggTGTGGTGATCGCTTCTGTCGTCGATGATAAAGCTCagtaatagggagtttaagatttgacgacagCAATGCCAAccacaacgccacaaatcaataatttgattggttgaatgaagaaaaataatcgtgctgcacgtgcggcacgctttttggtgccaTGTTTTGACGTGGTCTGCCAAACGACcgcgtgaaattttcatatttgaggttctgacaacaacgcgagctcgcagcattaaatctttcattctttgcctttacattaaaaccattcgtgccaagcaagcggaagtgcactccgcctattttgtcCAACGTGAtgaacatggaataatcgcaaagttcaattttaatgtgacgttttcgttgcagttgacgtcgtagcttcttaaactccctaatgacgAAAGCACCGGCAACGAGGACATCATTCCTGGCATACATGGAGTAATAATTTAGAGAGAAAACTTAAATCCAAGCGTCGAGCGTTAACGAATTCACGCAGTTTTTCAGAGGATGGCAACAGTTATATTAAGATAAAGAACGCACGAGAGAGACGTTGTGTTTTCTTATTAAATAGGGAGATTGAGCAaacacgacgacgacggcaacaaaaagcccacaaatttgcatatttgaaaatgaaaaacagtatttttgcacgctttgcacgtgcatttttcatcttttgacattttgaagacgttctcgttctttctaagACGTGAactgacctgttttgcagttgtgtggtcgacgtgagcatatgttaacaaatgttcaattttgtcttcttatttgccccaagcgctggttccaatttaattccaggatataGTTAGAACTCATTTTTCAAGCAGATTGactttgaatatttgaaaactgattgcagaaacgctaagttacatttttagatgacgttcttgttTCCGTCGACGTcatgtttgcttaagctccctaatatgcAGATTTGTGACGCTCTCATACGACGTCAGCGAGAGAAAATGGTTTAGCGCTGCTATTGTGATGCGATTTATCGACGAGtaattctctttgtttgcGGTAAGAACCATATTCCGCCATATTTACTTCTGTCACGAGAGGATTATGAGGACGATTTCTCTTCGGTTCTGCTTCACTCTATGCTATCTAATGCTAACCAGAGAAAGTAATTGCGCAACTTCGTTGAGATTTCATTCGGTATTTTCTCTAAGAATGTTCAAAGGATTTCAGCAGCTTACCGTTGCGGCGGCTATGTTATTCGGATAATTTCAGTTCTTGCACCAAATTTATGAATTTACCTTTCGCTTTAACTTTTTATTGGTGAATATCTGATGAACTCTCCAGGTTTTGGAAAACATGGCGCCATATGACAAACTAAAACCCAAAGAAAGACTCCAAACTCTGATCTGAAAAGATAAACAGATCACGAATCTCATTGTCATTCAGGGGACGGAAGATTATCAGAAGGCGCTTTCAAACGTTCAATAATAAACGAGGGGAGGGTAGGGTTGAAATAGTACTGACAGAGGAtacgaaaataaaacaagcaaaagtgGAGGAGAGAAGGGGGTGGTGTGTGCAAACATATAGTAGTGTGACTGTGTAATAATCAAAAACGGTCTTTGGGGGTGGGGTGTGCAAATATAGTTACTGTAGTGTGATAGTTTGTGTAGTAATAAAAAAGGGTCTCTGAATacatgcgaaaaaaaaaagctcctTATAGAAGGTTTATTAGAAGTTCGCAATTAGAGCTTTATCATCGTTCTGTTGTGTGGCTCTGAACACTCGATTGTGGGTGAAACTCAAATAAACGAAAAGCACTTTATATCAGTTGACTAGTCACTAAACTGCAGGGGGAGACGTCGAGTTACAAAAGAGTAACTTCAGTTGTTTgtacaaaagaatattatatACGTACCGCGCAAACGATCTCGTATCCGCTGGAAATAAATCTGCCATCCAAACCGAACAAGAAGACTGACAAATAACTGAGCATACAACCCAGCAAAACAGAATTGTTCAGATTGGGACTGGACATCTTTATGAACCTTGATAATGAGCagagaaagagagaattaaggacggtgcctactaattaaagatattttttccccggtgtgtgattatgcaggaaatgtagatcttaactaGTCCTATTGtccttaacaagtcctattgaaatccaaaaagaaaattgggggtaaccacgcttttttcaaagataattcatgaataatatctgtaaaaagctttaaaatacaaaggaatgtatggcgttctttttcaaattgaagcttaattatctctcaaaaatgcatggttacccccaattttctttttggataccaagagaacttactaagatctactttctccggatagttttaaaccgcgcaaaaatatccctttatcAGTAAgtattggcgataggaaatccgagtatctggagatgcgcagaacgtatgcgcaataacaatagtaggcaccgtccttaaacaaCAATCCTTGATTCAAATTTAACGGCCATCGACAAACTGAAGCACGAGAACCAATCCGTTTTACAAATCACCTCACCCGTcaacgtgcagcacgcttccCTCTTCGCAAAAAGCATGCTGCACATGCACCAcgtcaaccaatcagatccaAGGAAAATCATTTGTTTAAACCCACGAAGAGAGAAATTACTGTTAGATCatatttcaaagttttcccCGGCCGGGGAACTGTAGTGTTAATCCAAGCTTTATACTTCAAAACCTACGCATAATTTGTCCATTAACTTGCTCGAAACTTAGTGCAACGTTGCTGCGATTTCTCAATAAATGAATCACAAGGGACACCTCGGAACGTTTTGTCACACAGCGTCATGTAGGAAAAACCGTTCGTGGAGCTACAATGAAGAAGCGGCAGTGATTGAATTATGGCAAAATTTGCCAACACTACTGGTTGTGTTGATTATAAACGACACACCAAGAGAGCGGCTGCAAAGCAAAGCTTGAAGAGCATTGAGTTCAACCACTCATTTACCGGTAAGTTCCTTATttatctttaaattttgaattataTTCTTTATAATTGTCATTAGACTTATGCtcactttaaaaattaaaagaaaaaaagatgcttTGAGCTGCATGGAGGACAAAGTGTTTGCGCCTGCGCTGCAGCGAAACTGCTGTTCAAAGTTATTGTGTTTCAGTGAGTTGCACCCAAATCGCCGTTTGTCACTGTAAAATTGCCTTGAAATCCCACCCGGTTTACACTTGAACGCGACAAAATTTGCATCAGGTTGCTGCGACAAAAATCGCATGTGTAAACGGGCCTAAAGATAGCAAATCTAGATTTGTTTTGACAGGTGACAATTGACCATAACATAGATCTGTAACAGCAGAATGCATACTATAAACTAGTTGGAGtatggccgccatgttggaccCAAGTATACCAGTATtgaaagttattattattactatcgGGCCACCGAAGCTCCGCTATAAACGAATTTTGAATAACTTAAGGACTTAATCCAATTACCTGACATGTCGTTTAGCTACGTTGAACCACAAGAACAAAAGTGCGATAACTATCGCACACCAAACCAGAACGGAAACGAAGATAAACAGTGGGAGCGATACTGACAGCAACTCGAACATCTTCTTGGTTGTGTCGCGAGGAGGTGATCCACCTGAGGCAAATTAACACCACAACAGTCGGTCAGTTCTGGTTACCGAGATTTTTCTTCTGGTTCAGCATTTCTGCAGTTTTATTTGCACGGAGCCACGCAAAACGAAAGGAAATTTCGACTCCATCTGCGGTGCATTAACTGAAACGTGTAGAATCGGGGAAGAATTTTTATCCGCACAGATAAAAGGATTTAACTTACGTCGTATGAAATACAATAGCCGCCGAAAGTTACGCACGAAAAAGGTACGGTTATGTGAATTCGTGTTTAACGAGCTTCAATTTCGCTGGCAAACGCTTTGCGGATGATAAAATGTTGAGACACATGACAAAGGTTTTCTAGGGGTTAGtcattcaaaaaataaataaataaaacgaaaaataTTCCGTGAAATGTCCgatttttcttatttcgttctttctttttgggtTAATTTAATGGGAACGACTTCTGTGTGAACTGAGCCTAattcaagttattttgcaGTAAAGAGGTTTCTACGATCCCTTCGACTCCATATTAGACATAACAAAAAATAAGCCCTCCTTACCTGCCCACAAAATGTCATCGTATCCCTTCCAAATGATCTTACCGGTCTGTAATTGATAGAGACCAACATGTATAGGTTCCCCATCTGCAGGCACGAGGAAAGATAACTTacacaaattaaatttaaggCGCGTGGAGTCAGCCCTATCTCCGAAGGGAGAGAGTTGATGTTCTGAGAAGTTTGAACAGTTGAGTGCAAGTTAAGTCTCAAAGCTCAGACGAGTGTCTTCCGagtataaaacaaaagagaacgGATGTTTTATGAGTCCAATGAGTCAAGGAGTCATGAGCCAATGAGACTCACAGTCAATATCGCAATAATTTACTGATTAAGCCTAAGCCCTCGTTTCAGTAATGAGGCCTAAGCATTCTGAAATTTTAGCTTTCATTTTATGGGTTTGggcaataggccttttgcaactagggATCACGTGGCACAAAATCCGCcttgctggagggcaagctcattattatttccgcactgggacattaaaacaaggaGACCTGAACcttgaagcttgacttgccagtgcgggaataataatgagcttgcccttcagcatggcggattttgtaccacgtgattgttagctgcaaaaggcctataggccataatactctttgtttgtccccccaaattttgcataaggattgtttccagtttctctagggaattacaatggtcccaagagaaaacaaaaacaatgcttatgcaaaatttagggggacaaacaaagagtattatggtattttccgaactGGCCTATTGTACTAACTCGGTGACTCATTGACTCAGAGACTTTTTGACTCATAAATACTCAAgactcaaaacaaaaacggtaaaaaagttaatgctcacaaaatagagaaaggAAAACTCACTTCTTATTTGAACAATTCTCGTGTCACCAATCCTGTCTCCTTTTCTTGTAAAACCAACTGGACCCTGCAAGAAATATGTCAATCAATTGAAAGCTTCTTGGATAGAATGACGCATTGCGAAGCTATATATGtcatcttttcaaatgaacaTTGCCGGAATCAGTAAGTGTTTGCGCTCCTTTTTATCAAAAGAGCAAAGCAATGCTTCTACTGAGCTCGTAGCAGCTCAAGTTGACGACATAAAAAAACGACTCATGCCAACAGGGTCTCAAGACGCCTTACACCCCTACGGGTCCCCTATTTGTAGCAGTTTGTACAACTGAAGCTATCAGTTTAAGAAAGTGTTTGATACACACACCGTTACTCCTGAAAAATTGGTCTCTCCGAGAGATTTGGTGAGGGCATCAGCGAATGAGGTGTCCCCATACGGaatcttttcaatttctgtgCCAGGAGTCAGGGAAGAAATGGTTTTATTCAAAGCTAGAGCCATCGCCCACACAGCGTCATAAGCGTAACCTCGGTGATCATCCTGTAAATCAGGTGGTACCTTAGATTCATACTCGCCTAGGAAATCTCGGACGgtctgaaagaaaataaaatcgTTCATAACAACCGAGATGAAGACGACAGGTTGCAACACAAGACAAGATGTGACAGGAGAACCAGGGTTGTCTCAATGGGTAGACTACGAGTAGTTTCTCATTTCGGCGAAGGCAGGCAAAATACACTCGCGCGCGCAAGACTCGCAGGACACGCGACACGAGGGAAGCATCTCATTCTTGGCACTTCTGTCAAGTTGAGTGACCCGCGAGTGTCGCGCGCGTGTGTATTTTTCCCATATTTTTGCCTCTCACCGAAATTAGAGACTTCTCGCAAATCTACTCTGTGGTAAGAGCACTAGCATAATTTCTATTCTGCTTCGAGAGCCTTTTTCCCTGCGTGCTCCGGTTTCCCCAACACCCCCCTCCCCTGACAAATTTGCTTCCAGTACAGGgcgttcacatgacgtcatggctaccgagttgttgttttaaggAGCAATGCCATTTGAGTGGAACTCAAGTCGGGTAAAAATGCTCTGAAAAtcaatgcaaagaaaaaagctccagtctttttttttttgacaagaaCTTTGCCAGTACAGTAcactgaattcaatttttgtcatcttCAGCTCAGAATGGCTGGGATTGATGGAAAAggttgaaacttgaaaacattggCCAATGTTCTCAAGTTTGGACGCGTTATACttacaaaattttaatgtgGATGGctttttctggaaaaaaatcatttgatggTGTCTTTTCGTTTTACAAGGaatgttattgctttttttaatcaactaccaagtttcgttttcaaccagttatgacctaaaaacagcaaaatttcTGAGAACTAATCTAcagccaggtgatctggtgacgtaatttgaaggactgggaagaaaaattttaacgccgtatcccacaaccgcgcgcggccttaggtgttgtttccagactccctgcagcatttccatcgccaaaactcaacagatcattccgtgtctaccacatttcctgttactgaatgaacattcaagtagactcgacgagctctaacctcgcctctgccatgttgaattcgaaaataaggccgcgcgcggttatgggatacggcgttaaaatttttcatcccagtcctccgaattacgtcaccagatcacctggaggAATCTTATAAATGCGGCTTTTAAGAACTGGAAACAGAGACTATTGCTCCTCCTTTTTTTGTAGATGTTCTATTACGTAATGTTTTGGGAACGATGCTAAACGACTCcctcaaaaaaattaaataaataaatacaattgttaaaaaaacgacaaaattACGGTGACAGTCAATAggaaagaaacggcggccatacTGGCATAAGAAAACAATCCTCTGAGAATTGAACTTAACTTTTATGGAAATTAAGTCCTAGATTTCAATAAACCATTATGGTTGCAAAAGTTACTTGAGAGAAAACACTCCGCACATACCTTCCCAGACGCTATCTTAGCGTCAGGGTGAGTGGTCCACAGGAAATCAGTAGCTAAATGGCCCTCTAATGCCTTCAGCAATTGCTGAGACGAGCACGTGATGCTAGAGTCATTAACTAGCCACCAGTCCTTCTCCATATAGCCTAGGAGAATCCAAACGAACTTTCCTCCGTACATACCAAGACGGTAGGCCTATcagcgaaaaaagaaatgtcagGTTGAagagcattttcttttttcacttttagaCTGGGAACACCTTCGCTACCTATTTAAAGTTTGCATTCAAATTTTATCATTCAAAGCTTGGCCAATCCGAAGCTAAGATAGAAGGGTCTTCCCTTCCTGTCTTCAATGAAAAACTATAAAAGTTGTCCGTTTGAAAAGCTATTGACTTTTCCGACTTTTGAGGAGATTTTTCAACTTCTACTTAACTACGCTCTCAGCGCGTTCGTTTTTGTCGTCTTGTGTGCACCAACCTGAAAATTGTATTATCATCCATATACCAGCTGGCAAATGCCACATGTTAACTCTGTGGTTATTTCAGGTGCGAGTACTCCTAAAATGTCGATTTTCCTCTTTAAACTGCacctatttatttatttatttatttatgggGTACTGGATAGAATAAAGTGATTCCAGAGTTAGCTTACATCTTGGGTTAACAAGAGAGATCCAAGACGTTTACGCGATATTTTGGTCGACAGACCAAGTCAACAGCTCTTAAATAAGGACGACGCCGACGAAAgtgagaacgtcatctgaaaacgtAACTTGGCGTTTCTACCATTATTTCTCGCTGATTCAAAGTCGTTTGGCGTGAAAAATGTGTACTAAGAACTCCAGAGATTGGAGatacgaagaaaaaaaatggaaattggTCGTAAGGTGCTCACGGCATTCACGACTGTAAAACAAATCATTTCAAGCCGCTGGTAGGACAGCGAttgcaaaatgtacaaaaatgaaaaacaatggtgcaaagcgtgcaaaactactgtttttcgtTGTTAAATGCGCACGTTCGTAACACGCGTTGagtgattttctttgcatggAAGGGTACGATTTTGCGGGTGGTATGACGAATTAAGATCTTACCTCACAGAAAACCTTTCGAGCACCAGGTTCAAGGAAGTTTCCAATGATTATTCGAGCATcctttttcttaaaaagaatTATGAAACGAGAGGAGATAAGAATCCAAGAAAGCGTTTATGAAGCGCCATGTTTTCTCATAGAGTAACCATGTAGCTCTTCCAGACctctattattatcactttgtcgggcgcattttgcggcaaaaatggagaatttggcgggctaaaatgtagcCAATTAAAAGTCTTGGAGCCACTGCAGTGTTTGTTGCCGTATCTTACAGTGttgatgaaagaaatattctttaGAGTGTTTtcgtcctttttttttttcagtctatTTTCTCGATGCCGTGTAAAGTGATAAAAAAAGTAatacagtttatgttcttgggcataaataaaTTTTGGGTCcatctcagagctcatttcaACCCTTGCCTCACAGCTCGGGCTAGAATAATTCTGAGTcaggcccaaaacatatttatacCTGCGAACacaaactctattgttttcttATCACTGCTTCCTATGACCTGTATTGTTATTGGGGTTAGTGGTGAAGTTGTATCatcttttgtttcgtttttcaaccaaagacGGTGTCTGGATAGTTAAAGGGTCTCTCCTATCTCGTTTATAGTAAAGTTTGGGAAACAGGATTCCAGATATGAATCACCTTtaaattttccatttgaaCGACGGCACTATCCCGAAAGCCCTCTGACGCAATCTGTTTTATGCCCTCGTTTGCAAATTGGACCTGAAGATCGGACACAGccttaaaaaaggaaaaaagaaaacgcagaaaaacaaaagaaacagaaagctTGATTAGTAACGTCAAGTTGAAAGTTCACCGATCGGTTAGCACAGGGGACAGAGCTCTGTTGGCACTTCCTGGCTAAAGGTGAGGAGCTCTACTCCAGCTCGACAAATATTGAGGGTTTTTAAGTAATaaaggagagagagagagagctgtttttgcaaaaacatctgcaaatggtgaCACTTGTGCATAAACGCTTTCGTGGAATCTCAGATAAACTACAGTTTCTTGGAAAAGATGGCGACATTCCAACCATACAGTTAGTTAAAGTTTTTGGAACCATAACTATGTACTCTAACAGAAAAAGGGA carries:
- the LOC141875821 gene encoding gamma-aminobutyric acid type B receptor subunit 1-like isoform X3; translated protein: MFLSTRKLVAYILLLANVDQTSAKTPLYVGAMFPMTSSYKQEWTGGNGIQPAAQMAFDHVNAADVLKDYELKMIWNDTRGFQGWAEHILFQFLQNPPRKIMLLGAGYSVCSTVVAALAGLELWKIPQISYSSSSPELSDKGIYPYFYRTIPHDSSFNAPRIALLKSFNWKHVATIFQEENLFRTAVSDLQVQFANEGIKQIASEGFRDSAVVQMENLKKKDARIIIGNFLEPGARKVFCEAYRLGMYGGKFVWILLGYMEKDWWLVNDSSITCSSQQLLKALEGHLATDFLWTTHPDAKIASGKTVRDFLGEYESKVPPDLQDDHRGYAYDAVWAMALALNKTISSLTPGTEIEKIPYGDTSFADALTKSLGETNFSGVTGPVGFTRKGDRIGDTRIVQIRNGEPIHVGLYQLQTGKIIWKGYDDILWAGGSPPRDTTKKMFELLSVSLPLFIFVSVLVWCAIVIALLFLWFNVAKRHVRFIKMSSPNLNNSVLLGCMLSYLSVFLFGLDGRFISSGYEIVCAIRVWSLSLGFSLSYGAMFSKTWRVHQIFTNKKLKRKIIKDRHLFGVVFLLVIVDVVYLTVWQMVDPMRRKLLDISDQSVDSKQDVSYVRQLELCESTETYRWLGILFGYKGLLLLFGAFLAWETRNVTIAALNDSKYIGMSVYNVLFLCLIGVPVSLVTRQTPDASFAIVSTCVLVCTSITMCLVFVPKVLEMKRLLLVGEQVCRTFKANNLAAEIQSTGATVDIEKERHYMDLKRKIEAKDKEIRELRLRVASGAKEPRDIELKSAEEITPTDSKSQL
- the LOC141875821 gene encoding gamma-aminobutyric acid type B receptor subunit 1-like isoform X2, coding for MRKRLKMFLSTRKLVAYILLLANVDQTSAKTPLYVGAMFPMTSSYKQEWTGGNGIQPAAQMAFDHVNAADVLKDYELKMIWNDTRGFQGWAEHILFQFLQNPPRKIMLLGAGYSVCSTVVAALAGLELWKIPQISYSSSSPELSDKGIYPYFYRTIPHDSSFNAPRIALLKSFNWKHVATIFQEENLFRTAVSDLQVQFANEGIKQIASEGFRDSAVVQMENLKKKDARIIIGNFLEPGARKVFCEAYRLGMYGGKFVWILLGYMEKDWWLVNDSSITCSSQQLLKALEGHLATDFLWTTHPDAKIASGKTVRDFLGEYESKVPPDLQDDHRGYAYDAVWAMALALNKTISSLTPGTEIEKIPYGDTSFADALTKSLGETNFSGVTGPVGFTRKGDRIGDTRIVQIRNGEPIHVGLYQLQTGKIIWKGYDDILWAGGSPPRDTTKKMFELLSVSLPLFIFVSVLVWCAIVIALLFLWFNVAKRHVRFIKMSSPNLNNSVLLGCMLSYLSVFLFGLDGRFISSGYEIVCAIRVWSLSLGFSLSYGAMFSKTWRVHQIFTNKKLKRKIIKDRHLFGVVFLLVIVDVVYLTVWQMVDPMRRKLLDISDQSVDSKQDVSYVRQLELCESTETYRWLGILFGYKGLLLLFGAFLAWETRNVTIAALNDSKYIGMSVYNVLFLCLIGVPVSLVTRQTPDASFAIVSTCVLVCTSITMCLVFVPKVLEMKRLLLVGEQVCRTFKANNLAAEIQSTGATVDIEKERHYMDLKRKIEAKDKEIRELRLRVASGAKEPRDIELKSAEEITPTDSKSQL